In Aquamicrobium sp., the genomic stretch AGCACGATGGCGGCGGCGATGATGACACCGAGGCCCAGCGTGCGGAACTCGCCCGCCTCGCGCATCAGCTCGTCGGCGCCGACGAGGACGAACGTGCCGACCAGCGGCCCCCAGAAGGTGCCCACCCCGCCGATCACCACGATGGCGATGATGAACATCAGCTGCGGCAGTTGCAGGATGGTCGGGCCGATCACCTGGAAATGCGCGGCATAGACGCCGCCGGCGAGGCCCATGAAGAAGGCCGAGATGCCGAAGACCAGCATCTGGACGCGGAAGCGGTTGATGCCGCGCGCCACTGCATAGCCGGGATTGTCGCGGATGGCGCGGAAGGCATGGCCCATCGGACTTTTCAGGATCACCCAGGTCATGGCCATGATGAGGGCGAACAAGGTGCAGACCACCGCGTAATTGCCGATCATCCAGCTTCCGCGCAGCAATTCGCGCATGCCGAGATCGCCGAAGCGCGAGAAGCCGCTCGGCCCGCCGGTCAGCTGGCGGCAGACGGTGCCGACCATCACGAAGCAGTCGGTGTCGGTGACGATCAGCAGGTACATCACCTGCGTGACCGCGAGCGTCAGCAGCGCGACATAGACGCCGGTGAGCCGCAGGCAGGCCAGCCCGATCACGATCGAGAACAGCGCCGCGACGAACGCCGCCGGCAGCAGCGCCGCCCAGACCGACCAGCCGAGGAAGAAGCACAACATCGCCGTGGCGTAGCCGCCGACCGCGAAGATCGCGAGCGGCGCCAGCGAGAAGATGCCGGCGAAACCGAAGACGAGGTTCCATTGCGAGGCGATGCAGGCATAGAACAGGGCAAGCACCACCTGACCCAGCACGTAGCGGCTTTCGACCACGAAGGGCAGCGTCGTGGCGGCCGCGACCAGCGCCAGCGCGATGATCAGGTCCGCCCTGCCCGAAGGGGGAGCCATGGATGTCATCTGTGAAGCTCCTTCCGTTCGGCAGCGAGGAGAGCGGGCGAGCACTGCTGGAAAGGCGGGGCGGCGCGCATCACATCCGCCTCGGCTGGACGCGGCCCAGCAATCCGCCCGGCCGCCAGATCAGCACCAGGACCACCGCGCAGAGCAGCATCGGGAAGCCCCAGCGGGCGCCGAACGCGTACTGGACCCAGGCCTCGAGCAGCGCGAGCGCGAACGAGACCAGCACCGCGCCCGGCAGCGTGCCGAGGCCGGCGACCACGCACATGATGAAGGCCTTGAGCATCGGGTCATTGCCGAGCGAGGGCGAAAGCTGGACGAGGGCCGAAAGCAGCAGGCCGCAAATTCCGGCCACCGCGCCCGAAAGCATCAGCACGTAGAGATAGACCCGGCTCACCGCGACCCCGAGCAGCCGGGCGGCGTCGCGGTTCTGTGCGGTGGCGCGGATCGCGCGGCCCATGCGGGTGTAGTTCAGCACCGAGGCGATCAGCGCCATGGCGATCACGGCCGCGACCATGATGATGAAGTTCTGCCAGGGCACGTGCATGCCGCCGATCGAGAACGAGCCCGTCACCGTCACCGGCTGCTTCAGCGGCTTGCCGCCGAACCACAGGAGGATGCCGTTCTCCAGCGCGATGGCGACGCCGACGGTGGCGATCATCACATTGGCCTCGAAATCCGCGCCGGACTGGCGCAGCACGTTGCGCACGATGAGCACATAGATCAGCCCACCCGCCAGGGCGCCGACGAGAACCGAGGCGAGGATGCCGACCGGCATCGGCAGGCCGGCCGAGGTGATGACGCCGTAGGCGACGTAGCCGCCGAGCGTCAGCAGCGCGCCATGGGCCATGTTCAGCACGCCGAGCGCGCCCCAGACCAGCGACAGGCCGATGCTCGCGATGGCGTAGAGCGCGCCGACCGTCAGGCCCGAGACGAGGACGGAATAGAAGGTGTTCATCGCCTACCCCCCGAGATAAGCCGAGATGAGCTCGTCGCTGGCGAGCAGTTCCGCGGGCGGCCCCGACCAGATGAACGCGCCGTTGTCGAGCAGGAACAGCCGGTCGGCGATATCCGCGACCCGGGCCGGGTTTTCCTCGATCAGGAGGATCGTGCGCCCCGATTTGCCGAGCGCCGCGATCACTTCGTAGATCTGTTCGATCACCAGCGGCGCGAGGCCGAGCGAGGGCTCGTCGATCATCATGATCCGCGCGCCCATCATCAGCCCGCGCCCGACTCCGACCATCCGCCGCTCGCCGCCCGAAAGGGTCGAGACGAACTGGTTGCGCCGCTCGGCCAGCTTCGGCAGCAGGCTGTGGACCTCGTCGAGGCGGCGGTTGCGCTCGGCCCGGTCGGTGCAGAGGAACGCGCCCATCAGCAGGTTCTCGTGCACGGTCATGCCGGGAAACAGCAGGTCGCCCTGCGGCACATGGGCGATGCCGCGCGCCGCCGTGTGATGGACATGCCGGTCGAGCGGCACGCCGTCGAGCCGGATCTCGCCCGAGCGCAGCGGCACGAGGCCGGAGATCGTCCGCAGCAGCGTCGACTTGCCATGGCCGTTCGGCCCGACCACGGTGACGAGCTCCCCGGCCGCGATCGAGAGGGAGATGCCGCGCAGCACCTCGATGCCTTCATAGCCCGAGCGCACGTCGCTGAGTTGCAGAACCGGGGCCGCGCTCATGGCGTTGCCTCCACGCTGACGGCGAAATGCTTCTTGAGCCGTTCGCGGGTGCCCTGCCCGAGATAGACCTCGACCACGCGGTCGTTCTCGGCCACCTGCGCGGGCGGACCTTCGAAAAGCAGGCTGCCGTGATGCATGATCAGCACGCGGCTCGACAGCGCGAGCAGGAAGCGCATCACATGCTCGATCAGGACGACGGTCAGCCCGCCCGCCATCAGCCGCCGCACGAGGTCGAT encodes the following:
- a CDS encoding branched-chain amino acid ABC transporter permease, which translates into the protein MTSMAPPSGRADLIIALALVAAATTLPFVVESRYVLGQVVLALFYACIASQWNLVFGFAGIFSLAPLAIFAVGGYATAMLCFFLGWSVWAALLPAAFVAALFSIVIGLACLRLTGVYVALLTLAVTQVMYLLIVTDTDCFVMVGTVCRQLTGGPSGFSRFGDLGMRELLRGSWMIGNYAVVCTLFALIMAMTWVILKSPMGHAFRAIRDNPGYAVARGINRFRVQMLVFGISAFFMGLAGGVYAAHFQVIGPTILQLPQLMFIIAIVVIGGVGTFWGPLVGTFVLVGADELMREAGEFRTLGLGVIIAAAIVLMPNGLVGRFRQLRRYLGAGRKTPHSEANGS
- a CDS encoding branched-chain amino acid ABC transporter permease, which produces MNTFYSVLVSGLTVGALYAIASIGLSLVWGALGVLNMAHGALLTLGGYVAYGVITSAGLPMPVGILASVLVGALAGGLIYVLIVRNVLRQSGADFEANVMIATVGVAIALENGILLWFGGKPLKQPVTVTGSFSIGGMHVPWQNFIIMVAAVIAMALIASVLNYTRMGRAIRATAQNRDAARLLGVAVSRVYLYVLMLSGAVAGICGLLLSALVQLSPSLGNDPMLKAFIMCVVAGLGTLPGAVLVSFALALLEAWVQYAFGARWGFPMLLCAVVLVLIWRPGGLLGRVQPRRM
- a CDS encoding ABC transporter ATP-binding protein, encoding MSAAPVLQLSDVRSGYEGIEVLRGISLSIAAGELVTVVGPNGHGKSTLLRTISGLVPLRSGEIRLDGVPLDRHVHHTAARGIAHVPQGDLLFPGMTVHENLLMGAFLCTDRAERNRRLDEVHSLLPKLAERRNQFVSTLSGGERRMVGVGRGLMMGARIMMIDEPSLGLAPLVIEQIYEVIAALGKSGRTILLIEENPARVADIADRLFLLDNGAFIWSGPPAELLASDELISAYLGG